Proteins found in one Campylobacter concisus genomic segment:
- a CDS encoding HAD family hydrolase, with protein sequence MKKTILFDLDGTLIDSTSAILKGFDRAFLSHGKKEPDHNALKSLVGHPLEIMFERLGASKNLIDSYIKEYKACYEKIYLDETVLLDYANEALKEASSFADVGIVTTKTSKFSIILLEHLGVMKYIKTVIGRDDVTNPKPNPEPINLALTRLNKDKNNAFMVGDTIMDLMAAQAAFITGVGLTCGYGQKSDLEKFSKHIFSNPFEAVGFIKEV encoded by the coding sequence ATGAAAAAAACCATACTTTTTGATTTGGACGGTACGCTTATTGATTCAACTTCTGCTATTTTAAAAGGATTTGATAGAGCTTTCTTATCCCATGGTAAAAAAGAGCCAGACCATAATGCATTAAAGTCTTTGGTTGGTCATCCGCTTGAAATAATGTTTGAAAGACTTGGTGCAAGCAAAAATTTAATTGATAGCTATATAAAAGAATATAAAGCTTGCTACGAAAAAATTTATCTTGATGAGACAGTACTCTTAGATTATGCAAATGAAGCATTGAAGGAGGCAAGTAGCTTTGCTGATGTGGGTATAGTTACTACGAAAACTTCAAAATTTTCTATTATCTTGCTTGAGCATTTAGGGGTTATGAAATATATAAAAACTGTTATTGGAAGAGATGATGTTACTAATCCAAAACCAAATCCAGAGCCAATAAATTTGGCTTTAACTAGACTTAATAAAGATAAAAATAATGCATTTATGGTAGGCGATACCATTATGGATCTAATGGCTGCACAAGCTGCTTTTATTACAGGCGTAGGTCTAACTTGTGGATATGGTCAAAAGAGTGATTTGGAGAAATTTAGTAAACATATTTTCTCAAACCCATTTGAAGCCGTTGGCTTTATAAAAGAGGTTTAA
- a CDS encoding NAD(P)/FAD-dependent oxidoreductase yields MIYDVIIIGAGASGLFLGANLKGKKVAILEKNSSAGKKILASGGGRCNITNHFISAKNYLGEQKFIEQILKVLTPDQVLKFFSELKFSEEKQNQFFCDSGAKSVLSVLLKRQNADIFYNKEVLGAKKIDEIFEISTKSEKFRARNLVIASGGLSYKALGASDIGYKIANNFGIEISALAPALVGFSVQKDEFWFKELSGVSLNADVKINSKNESHKFSGNLLFTHRGISGPAVLNASLFWQKGRICINFLPKFSEKNLIDGKKQFSSVLPLPKRFVLEFLRNFGLKDRAFYEFSDNERQIIKRLFAYEFAPAGTFGFERAEVTKGGVKSEFLDKNLQAYNVKGLYFVGEVLDITGMLGGYNLHFAFASALKVARVLNL; encoded by the coding sequence TGATCTACGACGTCATCATTATTGGCGCTGGTGCTAGTGGACTATTTTTAGGAGCAAATTTAAAGGGTAAAAAGGTTGCCATCTTAGAGAAAAATAGCAGCGCTGGCAAAAAGATCCTAGCAAGCGGTGGTGGCAGATGCAACATCACAAATCACTTCATAAGCGCTAAAAACTATCTTGGCGAGCAAAAATTTATAGAACAAATTTTAAAAGTGCTGACTCCAGATCAAGTTTTAAAATTTTTTAGCGAGCTTAAATTTAGTGAGGAAAAGCAAAATCAGTTTTTCTGCGATAGCGGCGCAAAGAGCGTCTTGAGCGTACTTTTAAAAAGACAAAATGCAGATATTTTTTATAACAAAGAAGTTCTTGGCGCTAAAAAAATAGATGAAATTTTTGAAATTTCAACCAAAAGTGAGAAATTTAGAGCTAGAAATTTAGTCATTGCAAGTGGAGGACTAAGCTACAAAGCCCTTGGCGCAAGTGACATTGGCTATAAAATAGCAAATAATTTTGGCATTGAAATCTCAGCTCTTGCGCCTGCACTTGTTGGATTTAGCGTGCAAAAGGATGAGTTTTGGTTTAAAGAGCTTAGTGGCGTCAGCCTAAACGCGGACGTAAAGATAAATAGCAAAAACGAGAGTCATAAATTTAGTGGCAATTTGCTTTTTACACATAGGGGCATAAGCGGACCAGCGGTACTAAACGCCTCTCTATTTTGGCAAAAGGGGCGAATTTGCATAAATTTTTTACCCAAATTTAGTGAGAAAAATTTAATAGATGGTAAAAAGCAGTTTAGCTCGGTTTTGCCCTTGCCAAAAAGGTTTGTGCTAGAGTTTTTAAGAAATTTTGGCTTAAAAGACAGAGCTTTTTATGAATTTAGCGATAATGAGAGACAAATCATAAAAAGGCTTTTTGCTTATGAATTTGCCCCAGCTGGGACATTTGGCTTTGAAAGAGCGGAAGTTACAAAAGGTGGCGTAAAGAGTGAATTTTTAGATAAAAATTTACAAGCTTATAACGTTAAGGGGCTTTATTTTGTTGGTGAAGTCTTGGACATCACTGGCATGCTTGGCGGATATAACTTACATTTTGCATTTGCAAGCGCTCTAAAGGTGGCTAGGGTCTTAAATCTATGA